The window tacaaaaatgtaaactggaaatcaaataatctttaaagcaaaatactttttcttaaTATGTGATTGTGAAAAGTGATAAATTGTAGaactgtaaataataattaggacacattttctcaaaaaaaattaattaattaaaaaatcagGTGTGGCAGCATGACAAAATTTACCTGTGTATTCTGGAAAGTAGACTGCCAAATCTGACTTGGTGATTTTCTCTTCCAGAAGGTCTTTTTTGTTCAGGAAAAGGATAGTGGAAGAGTTGTGAAACCAATCAGACTTGACAATTGTCTGAAACAGGGCGAGGCTCTCGCGTAGTCGATTCTAAAACAGCAAATTGAAAATAAACGTAACAAACACCGCGCCCGGAcccttctgaagctgcagaACAGAGCATCAGTGACGCCGTCAGAACATACCTCGTCCTGGTTTTCATAAAGGACTTGATCGTATTCACTCAGAGCCGCCAGGAATATGACAGAAGTGACGTCTTCAAAGCTATGGATccatttcttcctctctgatcgCTGGCCCCCTACATCCACCATTCTAGAGACAGACGACATGCTGATCTGAACTTTTGCTTGCAATAGGTCTGACCAACAAACTGACTTTTgcttctgtctttaaaaaatattaaaaataataaaacacacaaattcaaTGTGCATGCATGCAAAAATGAAGTCCTAGAAGTTAGGGTTGAAGTggtaaaatcaacctttttcaATGAATTTGTGATAGATACGTAACAAAGCAGCAGCATACCTGAAGATGACCTTTGACATATCAAACATGTACTCTATGATGCCTGTCGTGGCTACTCGGACCCTCAAAATGTCCTGAACAGTGGGGACAAAACCTGGTGCTGCGATTCTGTCCAGGTCACTCAGATAACTAaaagattagcaacaaaaaacatccagttttaATATTGTGACATGCATTTAGCTGTTGTGTACAGAAACCATTGTCATGCATGCCCATgctcaaatttttaaaatagatcTTACTATTTGGCAGAGTCTGATAGCTGGTACTCCCTCCTACGGTCATAGCACTCTTGTATTCCACTGTCATTCCACACTCGCTTAATGGCATCCACCTGCCAGTCCATCAAACTGTCCAGATCCTCCACTTGCCTCAGTTTCTCCGCATCGCCCTAACGTGAAAAACATCCGGACAGCGTTAGCAACCCATTTCGATCACCAATGAGTATTCGATTTCATTTGCAGGGAGTTGGTGGACGTATTAAATAGTGGGATTGCAAGTGGAGCAATGTGTAACAATCAGTTTCCAGAGCAAGCTTAGCAAAAGTCTCCGGGCACGCACGATATCCCATTCGTTCAAAATACAGATTTGCTACGACTAGAAGTTTGAGAGGGGCTACATTTGGCGGTGAATCAATAAAGAGACAACGGACAGTACTACAAGTCTTTTGTAATCAAAGAGATGTCAGAGAGGACTTATAAACAATTGCTTTCCAGTTTCTTACAGCGTTTTGGGCATCAGCATAGCCAATCTTTAGAGCCTTCATGGCATCAATCAGCGTCTGGATGGCTGTGAAGATATTCTGGAAGATAATGCgagtgaaatgttttctgtcattgtcACTGTACCCATTCCCATGAATGATCCTCATTTGTTTAATAAAGGTGCTCTTCCCACTTTCACCAGTtcctgcaaaaaacaaaaaacaaaaaaaaatgagataATTAAATCATGAACATGTTCAAAAGGTTTGTCGACAGATCTTACAT of the Poecilia reticulata strain Guanapo linkage group LG12, Guppy_female_1.0+MT, whole genome shotgun sequence genome contains:
- the LOC103473462 gene encoding guanine nucleotide-binding protein subunit alpha-14-like, which encodes MDGCCLSPEEEEGRRISREIERQLKRDKLTLKRELKLLLLGTGESGKSTFIKQMRIIHGNGYSDNDRKHFTRIIFQNIFTAIQTLIDAMKALKIGYADAQNAGDAEKLRQVEDLDSLMDWQVDAIKRVWNDSGIQECYDRRREYQLSDSAKYYLSDLDRIAAPGFVPTVQDILRVRVATTGIIEYMFDMSKVIFRMVDVGGQRSERKKWIHSFEDVTSVIFLAALSEYDQVLYENQDENRLRESLALFQTIVKSDWFHNSSTILFLNKKDLLEEKITKSDLAVYFPEYTGPKGDAGSAQKFIEKMYVQLHGKDSKPLYTHFTCATDTENIRVVFKAVKDTLFQDNLEKFGIV